From one Idiomarina sp. X4 genomic stretch:
- a CDS encoding PilZ domain-containing protein, translated as MMQSQTSMTAPIGDFFTIQDDFPVNLVPLDNADQLPNDDEFEAQIPELFLIASSMAESDTHKIQAIKVEQPAGSALVDFLEQQHKRLNILLGYMLRNEDDAAHRFSGKEYGGGGIRVVSDAQLEVGQIFQAKLFFKQEALAIYCYTRLESSEPLDNSDQFLCTLCFERIREEDQELLIRASLHAQSRQLKERSKQRREQKSNAEEKADDSSNS; from the coding sequence ATGATGCAATCGCAGACATCGATGACAGCACCAATAGGCGATTTCTTCACCATACAGGACGACTTCCCGGTGAACTTGGTTCCGCTCGACAATGCTGACCAACTGCCAAATGATGACGAATTTGAAGCGCAAATTCCGGAGCTGTTTTTGATTGCCTCGAGCATGGCCGAAAGTGACACCCATAAAATTCAAGCCATTAAGGTTGAACAGCCTGCCGGAAGCGCGTTAGTCGACTTTCTTGAACAGCAACACAAGCGCCTGAATATTCTACTTGGCTATATGCTGCGTAACGAGGACGATGCGGCGCATCGGTTTTCCGGAAAGGAATACGGTGGTGGCGGTATCCGGGTTGTTTCTGACGCTCAGTTGGAAGTCGGTCAAATATTTCAGGCAAAGCTTTTTTTCAAACAAGAGGCGTTGGCTATTTACTGTTACACACGCCTTGAGAGCTCAGAGCCACTTGATAACAGTGACCAATTCCTTTGCACTCTGTGCTTTGAGCGTATTCGCGAAGAAGATCAGGAGCTTCTCATAAGAGCAAGCCTGCACGCACAAAGCCGCCAATTAAAAGAGCGCTCCAAGCAACGCCGTGAACAAAAAAGTAATGCTGAGGAAAAAGCAGACGACTCATCCAATTCTTAG
- a CDS encoding lipoprotein-releasing ABC transporter permease subunit — protein sequence MFQPVELFIGLRYSRSRQGSPFTAFINRFAFIGIALGVMALVVVMSVMNGFEGQLKERILGAVPQVTVHDSDSSRQLTRWQEAREALPDIKAVQQILPYVQTQAIVQLSDKLSVAQVQGVYPLNVGLPGPMKGKLTQGDWNSLNAGDYHLIIGERMAQRQGLTPGDTVRLVAAEGGVYTPFGLVPSQRRFVVSGIFSMGSEVDESVVFAHGDDIARLIRLPNNAVTGLQLYLDDAFKAPIVAEQIRNETEFTVSDWRSSYGQLFEAVGMEKRMMWLMLALIIAVAAFNTLSALIMVINDKRHDIAILQTIGLSHKSIRSVFLMQGSYNGVVGSIIGVILGLLVSLFLNDIMALMGGGFTVGSGGLPVSIQAGQIFLIAVAAIALTILATVYPALRAAHTQPSEALRYD from the coding sequence ATGTTTCAGCCCGTCGAGCTGTTTATCGGACTGCGTTACAGTCGCTCACGACAGGGATCACCCTTTACTGCCTTTATTAATCGCTTTGCGTTTATCGGTATCGCGCTGGGCGTTATGGCGCTAGTCGTGGTGATGTCGGTAATGAATGGTTTTGAGGGGCAGCTGAAAGAGCGCATTTTGGGAGCCGTACCTCAGGTCACGGTTCATGACTCTGACAGCTCTCGACAACTGACCCGTTGGCAGGAAGCCCGCGAAGCCTTGCCGGATATTAAAGCCGTTCAGCAAATACTCCCTTATGTTCAAACCCAGGCCATTGTGCAGTTAAGTGACAAACTGTCGGTGGCACAAGTACAAGGGGTTTATCCGCTTAATGTCGGCTTACCCGGGCCGATGAAAGGCAAACTTACTCAAGGCGACTGGAACTCACTTAACGCGGGAGACTACCACCTTATTATTGGCGAGCGAATGGCGCAGCGACAAGGTTTAACGCCCGGCGATACCGTCCGTTTAGTTGCGGCTGAAGGCGGCGTTTATACGCCGTTTGGCTTAGTGCCTTCGCAACGTCGATTTGTGGTCAGCGGTATATTTTCGATGGGCTCTGAAGTCGATGAGTCAGTGGTTTTTGCGCACGGCGATGACATTGCTCGGCTTATTCGCTTACCCAATAATGCCGTAACCGGTTTACAGTTGTACTTAGATGATGCGTTTAAGGCACCTATTGTCGCTGAGCAAATTCGCAATGAAACTGAGTTCACGGTGTCTGACTGGCGTTCGAGTTACGGACAACTGTTTGAAGCGGTGGGGATGGAAAAGCGTATGATGTGGTTGATGTTGGCACTCATTATAGCGGTTGCCGCGTTTAATACCTTGTCGGCACTTATTATGGTAATTAACGACAAACGCCACGATATCGCTATTTTGCAAACTATTGGTCTTTCTCATAAAAGCATTCGCTCTGTGTTTCTTATGCAGGGGTCTTATAACGGCGTCGTAGGCTCAATTATTGGCGTTATTCTCGGGCTTTTGGTGAGCCTGTTTTTAAACGACATTATGGCGTTAATGGGTGGCGGTTTCACCGTTGGCAGCGGCGGTTTACCCGTATCCATTCAGGCAGGACAAATTTTCTTGATAGCAGTCGCCGCTATTGCATTAACCATTTTAGCGACGGTTTACCCAGCGTTACGGGCGGCTCACACGCAACCTTCGGAGGCGCTTCGATATGACTGA
- the lolD gene encoding lipoprotein-releasing ABC transporter ATP-binding protein LolD, whose translation MTDLLHCSGLSKTYQDGDNQVNVLKSVDFSISAGEMVAIVGASGSGKSTLLHILGGLEKPTTGELMFNDQDMTSWSSDKLSSWRNSNLGFVYQFHHLLPEFSALENVAMPLLIAGEKSKNAKQTAQTLLERVGLGHRLSHRPSQLSGGERQRVAIARAFVNNPDIVLADEPTGNLDGEAAASIYQLMLELNKERGTAFIVVTHDNTLAEQLHRVERLVDGTLEAKRSNNDAQVSHQ comes from the coding sequence ATGACTGATTTACTGCATTGCAGCGGACTGAGTAAGACCTATCAGGACGGCGATAACCAGGTTAACGTATTAAAGTCGGTCGACTTTTCCATTTCTGCCGGCGAGATGGTTGCTATTGTTGGGGCGTCAGGCTCAGGGAAAAGTACCTTACTGCATATACTGGGCGGGCTGGAAAAGCCAACGACAGGTGAGTTGATGTTTAATGATCAGGACATGACAAGCTGGTCATCTGACAAGCTGTCCAGCTGGCGCAACAGCAACCTCGGCTTTGTGTATCAATTCCATCATTTATTACCGGAATTTTCGGCACTGGAAAATGTGGCTATGCCGCTATTAATAGCTGGAGAGAAATCAAAAAACGCTAAGCAAACGGCACAAACTTTATTAGAGCGAGTTGGATTAGGTCATCGTTTGTCGCATCGTCCTTCGCAGCTTTCTGGTGGTGAGCGGCAGCGAGTAGCGATTGCCCGGGCTTTTGTTAATAACCCGGATATTGTGCTGGCGGACGAGCCAACAGGGAATTTAGATGGAGAAGCGGCGGCCAGTATTTATCAATTAATGCTCGAACTGAATAAAGAAAGAGGCACAGCCTTTATTGTGGTGACGCATGACAACACATTGGCAGAGCAGCTGCATCGGGTTGAGCGATTAGTTGACGGTACTCTGGAGGCTAAACGGTCTAATAACGACGCACAGGTGAGTCATCAATGA
- a CDS encoding lipoprotein-releasing ABC transporter permease subunit encodes MSLAWLLAKRFRSRRDKKGFLSFISTSSTTGIALGCAVLIAALSMMNGFQNVLQNKLLSVVPHVEYSAVEGELKNWELISKIALEHPGVTATAPGINSTVMVQTDTSFHGIQLKGIDPAKENTVSELARYVSQEDWQRWTSEGGILLGAGIAEKLNVKVGDSLSILFPEKSQRGFQSPKRKRLKVTGLFEFGGEIDHLNAYVSLDTAMHELTIADGVTSVRLALSDVFTAPAVAQEVGNQLPELVYLNDWTRTHGHLYRDIELVRSVVYLVLVLVMAVACFNIVSTLVMTVAKKRRQIAMLKTLGMKDRTLLLTFMLQGIMNGLYGVLWGAGIGILLGQFMPDIMRIIESLFNIDILDGGIYFVSEIPSQWQWNDVVLVSAVALIMSWLATIYPAWRAIKVEPAKALHDRG; translated from the coding sequence ATGAGTTTAGCTTGGCTCTTGGCAAAACGATTCCGCAGTCGCCGCGATAAAAAGGGTTTTTTATCGTTTATTTCAACGTCGTCAACGACAGGTATTGCATTGGGTTGTGCGGTACTTATTGCCGCATTATCGATGATGAATGGCTTTCAAAATGTGTTACAGAACAAGTTGCTGTCTGTGGTGCCTCATGTTGAGTACAGCGCTGTGGAAGGTGAACTTAAAAATTGGGAGCTCATCAGCAAAATTGCGTTAGAGCACCCCGGCGTGACGGCAACGGCACCCGGTATTAATAGTACGGTTATGGTGCAAACTGATACCAGTTTTCACGGTATTCAACTTAAAGGTATTGACCCCGCCAAAGAAAATACGGTATCTGAGCTGGCCCGTTATGTTAGTCAAGAGGACTGGCAGCGTTGGACTTCTGAAGGCGGCATTTTGCTCGGCGCTGGCATTGCTGAAAAACTCAATGTTAAGGTCGGCGATTCATTGTCTATTTTGTTTCCTGAAAAGTCACAAAGAGGCTTTCAGTCTCCTAAACGTAAACGATTGAAGGTAACCGGGCTGTTTGAATTTGGTGGTGAAATTGATCACTTAAATGCCTACGTGTCGCTAGATACGGCGATGCACGAATTAACAATTGCCGACGGGGTCACTTCCGTTCGACTAGCGCTGAGCGATGTCTTCACCGCACCGGCAGTCGCCCAAGAGGTCGGTAATCAGTTGCCTGAGTTGGTGTATCTGAATGACTGGACACGTACCCATGGGCATCTTTACAGAGATATTGAACTGGTTCGCTCGGTCGTTTATCTGGTTTTGGTACTGGTAATGGCCGTGGCGTGTTTTAACATTGTATCGACGTTGGTGATGACGGTTGCGAAAAAACGTCGCCAAATTGCGATGTTGAAAACACTGGGCATGAAGGACCGGACATTGTTACTGACATTTATGCTGCAGGGAATCATGAACGGGCTTTATGGCGTACTCTGGGGTGCCGGTATTGGTATACTGCTAGGACAGTTCATGCCGGATATTATGCGTATTATCGAGTCGTTATTTAATATCGATATTCTCGATGGCGGTATCTATTTTGTGAGTGAAATACCGTCACAATGGCAGTGGAATGATGTTGTTTTAGTGAGCGCTGTTGCACTTATCATGAGTTGGTTGGCAACCATCTACCCGGCTTGGCGGGCAATAAAAGTAGAACCCGCTAAGGCGCTGCACGACAGAGGCTAG
- a CDS encoding DUF2062 domain-containing protein, whose amino-acid sequence MARRFIQRFMPDHQKVRESKAIRIFGSLLHDANLWHLNRRSASGAFAVGLFCAFVPVPFQMLLAAASAIPFRVNLPLSVGLVWVSNPITMPPMFYLCYLVGNAILAEPPQPFAFELSWEWLGHSISTIGPAFILGCLILGTLSSLIGYIAIRLLWRRSVVKAWRNRQSD is encoded by the coding sequence ATGGCCAGACGCTTTATTCAACGCTTTATGCCTGACCACCAAAAAGTGCGTGAGTCTAAGGCAATAAGAATATTTGGCAGCCTATTGCATGATGCAAATTTATGGCACTTAAACCGGCGATCAGCCTCCGGCGCGTTCGCTGTCGGCCTATTCTGCGCGTTTGTTCCTGTTCCTTTTCAAATGTTATTAGCGGCCGCTTCGGCCATTCCTTTCCGAGTTAATCTGCCGCTATCCGTTGGTCTGGTTTGGGTTTCGAACCCGATTACCATGCCCCCGATGTTTTATCTGTGCTATTTGGTAGGTAATGCCATTTTGGCTGAACCGCCACAGCCCTTTGCGTTTGAGTTGAGTTGGGAGTGGCTGGGACATAGCATTTCCACCATTGGTCCCGCCTTTATTCTCGGCTGCTTAATTTTAGGAACACTGTCGAGTTTAATTGGCTATATTGCGATTCGCTTACTTTGGCGGCGCTCGGTCGTTAAAGCATGGCGCAACCGTCAAAGTGACTAG
- a CDS encoding DNA internalization-related competence protein ComEC/Rec2 has protein sequence MDLKTIRLLLIVVFCGISWVNANLYWQEFQSLPSEYFDSEHDIQITLDEIPQVYQYHTRITGRVLRARDFLPSWYQDIKVQLNLYTYDESITLKAGDTIQGTAIFKVPKSSRNDGSFNYKSYLMRQGISATGSIKNVSVVSRSPTIRQQVFDALKQAELEFGGVIAALTIGERSLLSFEVKEAWQKTGLAHSLAISGLHIGMVVGSVFLFVSFCFRYLPVGPGFRERYNKRLVCACVGIVVAVFYAFLADFAISTVRALVLAGIVLMHKLLAVRVSPLQLLLRTSFGVFVIDPFAWQDAGFWLSICAVTTLFFSNWRWRSKAGRLANLRQLWFIQWVLLIIMAPLSVYLFGGFSLFAPLVNLLVLPLISFWILPLSLIGTLCSLFEGSRYAQWLWYIAEQPLVYIMPYLNQLSVHPWNWLAIDTLAATRDARFGALWALIIVFTVPVVRVWQRILLVVCLPFATYVLLNQRDGQLRIHVLDVGQSQAIIVERNGRALLMDTGVSYHSGFSVAEQVIEPFLRYHGLVPELAIISHKDNDHSGGKAYLENRYPGIKWFGATTDKPCLAGQTNYWNELSLHTYWPTASYKKSGQLSRNNESCVVQLRWHEFTMLFPGDIEMGAEQSLLASVHSNEVLNSTILTIPHHGSKTSTSWPLLQAVDAEAYVISYGKHRGYNFPHRYTIGRLQRTGAPWFGTQEVGQITITSNGYSWSLELPHENR, from the coding sequence ATGGATTTAAAAACCATCAGGTTACTACTTATTGTTGTATTTTGCGGCATTTCTTGGGTGAATGCCAACCTTTATTGGCAAGAGTTTCAGTCATTACCCAGCGAATACTTTGACTCAGAGCATGATATTCAAATAACTCTCGATGAAATCCCTCAAGTCTATCAATATCATACGCGCATTACGGGACGGGTTTTGCGTGCAAGAGACTTCTTACCCTCCTGGTACCAAGATATAAAAGTGCAGTTAAACCTTTACACTTACGACGAAAGTATCACTCTTAAAGCGGGAGACACGATACAAGGCACCGCGATCTTCAAAGTGCCAAAGAGTTCTCGTAACGATGGCAGCTTCAACTATAAATCGTACTTAATGCGGCAGGGAATAAGCGCCACCGGCTCGATCAAAAACGTATCCGTGGTAAGCCGTTCACCTACTATTCGTCAGCAGGTTTTTGATGCCTTAAAGCAGGCGGAGTTAGAGTTCGGCGGTGTTATTGCAGCTTTAACAATTGGCGAACGCAGCTTGCTGTCATTCGAGGTAAAAGAAGCTTGGCAAAAGACTGGGCTCGCTCACAGCCTTGCGATATCTGGGTTGCACATAGGTATGGTGGTTGGCTCGGTGTTTCTGTTTGTTTCGTTTTGCTTTCGGTATTTACCAGTGGGTCCCGGTTTTCGCGAGCGTTATAACAAACGTTTGGTATGCGCCTGTGTTGGTATTGTGGTGGCGGTGTTCTACGCATTTTTGGCCGACTTTGCCATATCGACGGTTCGTGCACTTGTTCTTGCGGGAATTGTACTTATGCACAAGTTACTTGCTGTTAGGGTTAGCCCCTTGCAGTTGCTGCTAAGAACTAGCTTTGGGGTTTTTGTTATTGATCCGTTTGCCTGGCAGGATGCTGGATTTTGGTTGTCAATTTGCGCCGTCACCACGTTATTTTTTAGCAATTGGCGCTGGCGCTCAAAAGCAGGACGCTTGGCCAACCTGCGACAACTCTGGTTCATCCAGTGGGTGCTGTTAATTATCATGGCGCCGCTATCCGTCTACTTATTCGGCGGTTTTTCACTGTTTGCACCGCTGGTTAACTTGCTGGTTTTACCGCTTATCAGTTTTTGGATTTTACCGCTATCACTTATTGGAACCTTGTGCAGCTTATTTGAAGGCAGCCGTTACGCTCAGTGGCTATGGTACATCGCAGAACAGCCGCTAGTTTACATAATGCCTTACTTAAATCAGCTCAGTGTTCATCCCTGGAATTGGCTGGCAATAGACACTTTGGCAGCGACCCGGGACGCTCGTTTTGGGGCGTTATGGGCGCTAATTATTGTATTTACTGTCCCTGTTGTGCGCGTTTGGCAGCGGATCTTGCTTGTTGTTTGTTTACCGTTCGCTACCTATGTCTTGCTGAATCAGCGAGACGGGCAACTGCGAATCCATGTGTTAGATGTTGGGCAAAGCCAGGCGATTATTGTTGAGAGAAACGGCCGTGCTTTGTTAATGGATACCGGAGTTTCTTATCACAGCGGGTTTAGTGTGGCCGAGCAGGTGATTGAACCTTTTTTGCGGTACCACGGATTAGTTCCGGAGCTTGCGATTATCAGCCATAAAGATAATGACCACAGTGGCGGCAAAGCTTATTTAGAAAATCGTTATCCCGGAATAAAGTGGTTTGGCGCGACAACCGACAAGCCATGCCTGGCTGGGCAGACGAACTATTGGAATGAACTGTCTTTGCACACGTACTGGCCAACGGCGTCGTATAAAAAAAGCGGTCAGCTTAGCCGTAACAATGAATCGTGTGTCGTACAGTTACGTTGGCATGAATTTACCATGCTTTTCCCCGGTGACATTGAAATGGGGGCAGAACAATCGTTATTGGCTTCAGTTCACTCAAATGAGGTGCTCAATTCAACGATTCTGACCATTCCTCACCACGGCAGTAAAACGTCAACAAGTTGGCCATTGTTGCAGGCGGTAGATGCTGAAGCGTACGTTATTAGCTATGGAAAGCATCGTGGCTATAACTTCCCGCACCGATATACGATAGGTCGTTTACAGCGTACCGGTGCGCCTTGGTTCGGCACGCAAGAGGTGGGGCAAATCACCATTACCAGTAATGGGTACTCATGGAGTTTGGAGTTACCTCATGAAAACAGGTAG
- the msbA gene encoding lipid A export permease/ATP-binding protein MsbA, with product MDSQQKKQTTFKRLIGYIKPYKLAFIAAVIGMIGYAGVDTLFFSQIETLIDDGLTEQNSDILIYGAIFVPFFFIIRGFFNFASSYFLNWVGFKVVTKMRQQLFDHLMKLPVSFHDQHSTGDLISKITYDTQQVAEASSRALLVLVREGAFVIGLLGLMFYQSWQLSLVFLVVGPLIAKVVSVVSKRFRKVSSRIQTAMGNVTTTAEQMINGHKVVVMHEGQKKESKRFSEINNTTRNQNMKLVNTRVISTSVIQFIASLSLSMVLVIASFPEMLGELSAGAFTTLLTSMIMLLRPLKQLTNVNSDFQRGIAAATSVFTILDEPIEIDKGSKVIDRAAGQIEFDDVSFGYQQGDDLALEHVSFNVAPGKTIALVGRSGSGKSTISNLLTRFYDVEQGRILLDGHNINDYKLKCLRRQFALVSQHVTLFNDTIANNIAYGASKDVSKDDIVKAAEQAYVTEFTDNMPKGLDTMVGENGVMLSGGQRQRIAIARALLQDAPILILDEATSALDTESERHIQQALGALRKNRTAIVIAHRLSTIENADEILVMDNGEIIERGTHQQLLDQEGAYSQLYNLQFHGGA from the coding sequence ATGGATTCTCAGCAAAAAAAACAGACGACTTTTAAGCGTTTAATTGGTTATATCAAACCTTACAAACTTGCTTTTATCGCCGCAGTTATTGGTATGATCGGATATGCTGGCGTTGATACATTATTCTTCTCACAAATTGAAACCCTTATAGACGACGGGTTAACTGAGCAAAACTCCGATATTCTCATTTACGGTGCCATTTTCGTCCCGTTTTTCTTTATTATTCGGGGCTTTTTTAATTTTGCCTCAAGCTACTTCTTGAATTGGGTAGGCTTTAAAGTTGTCACAAAAATGCGACAACAGTTGTTTGATCATTTAATGAAACTGCCAGTCTCATTCCACGACCAGCATTCTACCGGCGATTTAATTTCAAAAATCACCTATGACACGCAACAAGTTGCGGAGGCCAGTAGCAGGGCTTTGCTCGTTTTAGTCCGTGAAGGCGCTTTTGTTATTGGACTACTGGGTCTCATGTTTTACCAAAGCTGGCAGTTATCGCTAGTCTTTTTGGTTGTTGGACCACTTATCGCCAAAGTTGTCTCGGTCGTGTCTAAGCGTTTTCGTAAAGTCAGCAGCCGTATTCAAACAGCCATGGGGAATGTGACAACCACCGCCGAGCAAATGATTAATGGCCACAAAGTGGTGGTCATGCACGAGGGTCAAAAGAAAGAGTCAAAACGGTTCTCAGAAATAAATAATACGACGCGTAACCAGAACATGAAACTGGTGAATACGCGCGTTATTAGTACGTCGGTTATTCAGTTCATTGCGTCATTGAGTTTGTCGATGGTGCTGGTTATAGCGAGCTTCCCGGAAATGCTGGGAGAGCTATCGGCCGGTGCGTTCACGACCTTGCTGACATCGATGATCATGCTATTACGCCCATTAAAGCAACTCACCAATGTGAACAGTGACTTTCAGCGCGGTATTGCTGCGGCAACGAGTGTGTTTACTATTCTTGATGAGCCTATTGAAATTGATAAGGGCTCAAAAGTGATTGATCGCGCGGCCGGGCAGATTGAATTTGATGATGTGAGCTTTGGTTACCAGCAGGGCGATGACTTAGCCTTAGAGCATGTCAGCTTCAATGTTGCCCCAGGCAAAACGATAGCGCTGGTAGGACGCTCAGGGAGTGGTAAGTCAACAATTTCGAACTTGTTGACCCGTTTTTACGATGTTGAACAGGGGCGCATTTTACTCGATGGCCACAATATTAATGACTACAAGTTGAAATGCTTACGCCGACAATTTGCTCTGGTTTCCCAGCACGTCACGCTATTTAATGACACTATTGCTAATAATATCGCTTATGGGGCGTCAAAAGATGTGTCAAAAGACGATATTGTCAAAGCAGCCGAGCAAGCGTACGTAACCGAATTTACGGACAATATGCCGAAAGGTTTGGATACCATGGTGGGTGAAAACGGCGTTATGTTGTCGGGTGGCCAACGTCAGCGTATCGCGATAGCCAGAGCGTTACTGCAAGACGCACCAATACTTATTCTTGATGAAGCAACCTCGGCACTTGATACGGAGTCTGAGCGTCATATTCAGCAGGCCTTAGGGGCGTTACGAAAAAACCGTACAGCTATCGTTATTGCTCACCGCTTATCGACCATCGAAAATGCCGATGAAATTTTGGTGATGGATAATGGTGAAATAATTGAGCGAGGTACTCACCAACAGCTTCTCGATCAGGAAGGCGCTTATTCCCAACTGTATAACTTACAGTTTCACGGAGGCGCCTAA
- the lpxK gene encoding tetraacyldisaccharide 4'-kinase: MWLQQQWYKARIHPLLLLLAPLSLLFWLLTNLRRSFYFLGLFKRHKVDLPVIVVGNISVGGTGKTPMVIALCQWLKEEGWTPGIVSRGYGAKGPFPHSVAKNDNAERTGDEPLVMHKRTGCPVIIAPKRVEAAEYMVEKHPDVDIIISDDGLQHYALKRDIELIMLDAERGVGNGWLLPAGPLREGPWRLKGSQWVVSNYGRHPFARYVTEVENGQWYRVDNNEQSELDKEQTYNAVAAIGYPQRFFNSLKDQGFKLEQTVPFNDHHEFVESDLSDLKEFPLLMTEKDAGKCQSFALDNWYYQPIATKLPDSLKEQLLKELERKRNAH; this comes from the coding sequence ATGTGGCTTCAACAGCAGTGGTATAAGGCGCGTATTCATCCGCTTTTATTGTTACTAGCGCCGTTGTCATTGCTGTTTTGGCTGCTGACAAACCTACGCCGTAGCTTTTATTTTTTAGGGCTATTTAAGCGCCACAAAGTGGATCTTCCGGTTATTGTGGTGGGTAATATCAGCGTTGGAGGCACCGGCAAAACACCCATGGTTATTGCGCTTTGTCAGTGGCTGAAAGAAGAGGGGTGGACGCCGGGCATTGTTAGCCGTGGCTACGGGGCGAAAGGCCCTTTTCCTCATTCTGTTGCTAAGAACGATAATGCGGAAAGAACGGGTGACGAGCCGTTAGTGATGCATAAACGTACAGGGTGCCCCGTGATTATTGCTCCCAAACGGGTTGAGGCCGCAGAGTATATGGTGGAGAAACACCCTGACGTCGATATCATTATTTCCGATGACGGTCTCCAGCACTATGCGCTTAAACGCGATATTGAACTGATTATGCTGGACGCTGAACGCGGTGTGGGGAACGGATGGTTGTTGCCGGCTGGCCCTCTTAGAGAAGGGCCATGGCGCTTAAAAGGCTCTCAATGGGTAGTGTCAAATTATGGTCGCCACCCATTTGCCCGGTATGTGACGGAAGTCGAAAACGGCCAATGGTATCGGGTCGATAATAACGAGCAAAGTGAACTGGATAAAGAACAGACTTATAACGCAGTGGCAGCTATTGGCTATCCGCAGCGGTTTTTCAATTCCTTGAAAGATCAAGGTTTTAAACTAGAGCAAACCGTACCTTTTAATGATCATCATGAGTTTGTTGAAAGTGATTTGAGCGACCTGAAAGAATTCCCCCTATTAATGACAGAAAAAGACGCTGGAAAATGCCAATCGTTCGCGTTAGATAATTGGTATTATCAGCCAATAGCAACCAAACTGCCCGATTCGCTTAAAGAGCAGTTACTGAAAGAGTTGGAAAGGAAACGAAATGCCCATTGA
- a CDS encoding Trm112 family protein — MPIEAKTLNILACPKCKGKLVHYVEKDELVCRGEQLAYPISEGIPVLIADKAREISSEELEKVPS, encoded by the coding sequence ATGCCCATTGAAGCTAAAACGTTAAATATACTGGCGTGCCCTAAGTGCAAGGGGAAATTGGTTCACTATGTGGAAAAAGACGAGTTGGTTTGTCGAGGTGAGCAGCTTGCCTATCCGATTAGCGAAGGTATTCCGGTACTAATTGCCGACAAAGCACGTGAAATCAGCAGTGAAGAGTTAGAAAAGGTTCCTTCATGA
- the kdsB gene encoding 3-deoxy-manno-octulosonate cytidylyltransferase: MSFTVVIPARYGSSRLPGKPLADIGGKPMVQHVYERAQQSGAGRVIVATDDSRIESAVEAFGGQVLMTSPEHNSGTERLAEVINKLAIETSEVVVNVQGDEPFIPPEIIRQVADNLANQTAARMATLSVPINDAEDIFNPNAVKVVTDSHGYALYFSRAAIPWNRDEFAKEQPLQPAVIESYQRHIGIYAYRAGFVLDYITWENSPLEHIESLEQLRVLWHGERIHVAEAIKTPAAGIDTEADLQRARALASS; encoded by the coding sequence ATGAGCTTCACTGTAGTGATTCCGGCCCGTTATGGGTCAAGTCGTTTACCCGGTAAGCCCTTAGCTGATATCGGCGGCAAGCCCATGGTTCAGCATGTTTATGAGCGCGCACAACAAAGTGGTGCAGGGCGGGTTATCGTTGCCACTGATGACAGCAGAATAGAAAGCGCAGTAGAAGCCTTTGGCGGTCAGGTATTAATGACCTCACCAGAGCATAATTCGGGCACCGAGCGTCTGGCCGAAGTGATTAATAAACTGGCTATTGAAACGTCCGAAGTGGTCGTCAACGTACAGGGCGACGAGCCCTTTATCCCGCCGGAAATCATCCGCCAGGTAGCTGATAACCTGGCTAACCAGACGGCTGCGCGCATGGCGACGCTTTCTGTACCAATAAACGACGCGGAAGACATCTTTAACCCAAATGCAGTCAAAGTGGTGACTGACAGCCACGGTTATGCATTGTATTTCAGCCGTGCAGCGATACCGTGGAACCGCGATGAATTTGCGAAAGAGCAGCCATTACAGCCGGCGGTTATTGAGAGTTATCAACGTCACATTGGTATTTATGCGTATCGTGCGGGTTTTGTATTGGACTACATTACCTGGGAAAACAGCCCACTTGAGCATATTGAGTCGTTAGAGCAGTTACGCGTACTTTGGCATGGCGAGCGTATTCATGTCGCTGAGGCAATAAAAACGCCCGCGGCAGGTATCGACACTGAAGCCGACTTGCAGCGGGCGCGAGCACTGGCCAGCAGCTAA